One segment of Candidatus Micropelagos thuwalensis DNA contains the following:
- a CDS encoding sodium:solute symporter family protein encodes MQSTLLIIIGLYLLMLPVIGIIGRRMSQERTLRDFYLAGGGLTALPLFFTLYATQYSGNTLFGFAGNAYREGPVIFFAALGMAMAIASYLLFARPLQDRAHKHNYVTPADFLRHRYNSAWLVRLVNILLVATLASYILTNFKAVGLLAERLTDGELPMLYAVLGLAIVMAFYESLGGMRSVVMTDVIQGALLLIGCLGVLVATIATLGGTGELLTAVSSHPENAQGFTERQWTRGISVMLLFGTGVAMYPHAIQRIYAAKSWVALSTSFRFMFFAPLLTTVPIILTAMAGYQLVPGMADAEADQIIPRLLFLLMDKFPILKILLALFMAAAIAAIMSTIDSALLSLGSIFTQDVFRPLAPETSQATLTKIGKGLSWGLMLMMAVLATILPQSIWILMVIKLEIMCQIFPVIVLGVHTQNLSARPLIAGVLVGCVATYMLRWGIDVDLGGWHAGIVGLGLNIATIGMFSLFEKPRTQEA; translated from the coding sequence ATGCAAAGCACGCTTCTCATCATCATTGGCTTATATCTGCTCATGCTCCCCGTCATCGGGATTATAGGTCGGCGTATGTCGCAGGAGAGAACCTTGCGGGACTTTTATCTTGCTGGGGGTGGATTAACCGCCCTGCCATTATTTTTCACACTTTACGCCACGCAATATAGTGGCAACACCCTCTTCGGCTTTGCAGGCAATGCCTATCGTGAAGGGCCGGTGATATTTTTCGCAGCACTCGGCATGGCCATGGCGATTGCATCTTATCTGCTGTTTGCCCGCCCTCTGCAGGATCGCGCGCACAAGCACAACTATGTGACGCCGGCTGACTTTCTGCGTCATCGCTATAACAGCGCGTGGCTCGTGCGATTGGTGAATATTTTGCTTGTCGCCACTTTGGCAAGTTATATCCTGACCAATTTCAAAGCTGTGGGTTTGCTTGCCGAACGCCTCACAGACGGGGAACTTCCCATGCTCTATGCGGTTCTGGGGCTTGCGATTGTAATGGCGTTTTATGAAAGCCTTGGCGGTATGCGCAGTGTCGTCATGACGGATGTTATTCAAGGCGCTCTTCTGCTCATCGGGTGTCTTGGTGTGCTGGTGGCAACCATTGCGACGTTAGGGGGAACGGGTGAATTACTGACCGCTGTTTCCTCTCACCCTGAAAACGCACAGGGCTTTACCGAAAGGCAATGGACCCGCGGCATATCCGTAATGTTACTTTTCGGCACAGGCGTCGCCATGTATCCGCATGCCATTCAACGTATTTACGCCGCTAAAAGCTGGGTGGCTTTAAGCACCAGCTTCCGGTTTATGTTTTTCGCTCCCCTGCTCACAACCGTGCCAATCATCCTAACGGCAATGGCGGGATACCAGCTTGTCCCCGGCATGGCAGATGCCGAAGCTGACCAAATTATTCCGCGTCTGTTATTTTTGCTGATGGATAAATTCCCGATATTAAAAATCCTGCTCGCTTTGTTTATGGCGGCGGCGATAGCGGCCATTATGTCAACCATTGACTCTGCCCTGCTTTCGCTCGGTTCAATATTCACGCAAGATGTGTTCCGCCCGCTTGCCCCCGAAACCTCGCAAGCCACGCTCACAAAAATTGGCAAGGGCCTGTCATGGGGTTTGATGTTAATGATGGCGGTGCTGGCGACCATATTGCCGCAATCCATCTGGATATTGATGGTCATCAAGCTTGAGATTATGTGCCAGATATTCCCCGTAATCGTGCTTGGTGTTCATACGCAAAATCTATCCGCCCGCCCCCTGATTGCTGGAGTTCTGGTCGGGTGTGTCGCTACCTATATGCTGAGATGGGGCATAGATGTTGACCTTGGCGGCTGGCATGCGGGGATTGTCGGACTTGGGCTGAACATCGCAACCATCGGCATGTTTTCGCTGTTTGAAAAACCGCGCACTCAAGAGGCCTAA
- a CDS encoding phosphoserine transaminase translates to MTILIKPETSPANPDFSSGPCAKRPGYDLTHLNNAVLGRSHRSKPGKSRLLEAITRTRDVLNVPEGWHIGIVPASDTGAYEMAMWSLLGERGLDILGWESFGKGWITDAVKQLKLDDIRVMEAAYGDLPDLSEVDFSRDVAFTWNGTTSGVKVPNGDWIADDRTGLTLCDATSAAFAMDLPWEKLDVTTFSWQKVMGSEAAHGMLILSPRAVERLESYTPPWPLPKIFRLTKGGKLIEGIFKGETINTPSMLAVEDYVDALKWAEDIGGLPTLLQRSADNLAVLSDWVALTDWVDFLCAEEAYRSNTSICLKIVDSDVIAMDEDAQAAFAKGIAALLDAEGAAYDIGAYRDAPPGLRIWGGATVETADLEILTQWLDWAFATAKEEL, encoded by the coding sequence ATGACTATCTTGATCAAACCGGAGACGTCTCCGGCAAATCCCGATTTTTCATCGGGTCCCTGCGCTAAGCGTCCGGGTTACGACCTTACCCATCTTAATAACGCTGTTCTCGGAAGATCGCATCGCTCCAAGCCGGGCAAATCTCGTCTGTTGGAAGCCATCACCCGCACCCGTGATGTTTTAAATGTACCGGAAGGCTGGCATATCGGTATCGTGCCCGCCTCGGATACGGGCGCATATGAAATGGCAATGTGGTCACTTCTTGGCGAACGCGGATTGGATATTTTGGGTTGGGAAAGTTTCGGTAAGGGCTGGATTACCGATGCTGTCAAGCAGTTGAAGCTTGACGATATTCGCGTGATGGAAGCCGCTTATGGTGATTTGCCTGATCTCTCAGAGGTGGATTTTAGCCGCGATGTTGCCTTCACATGGAACGGCACGACAAGCGGTGTTAAAGTGCCAAATGGTGATTGGATTGCCGATGACCGCACCGGTCTAACTCTGTGTGACGCAACTTCTGCTGCTTTTGCCATGGATTTGCCATGGGAAAAACTCGATGTCACCACCTTTAGCTGGCAAAAAGTCATGGGAAGTGAAGCGGCTCACGGTATGCTTATTCTCTCGCCGCGCGCTGTGGAGCGGCTCGAAAGCTATACACCGCCATGGCCTCTGCCAAAAATCTTCCGTCTCACAAAAGGCGGTAAGCTGATTGAGGGTATTTTTAAAGGTGAGACGATTAACACGCCGTCCATGCTGGCGGTTGAGGATTATGTCGATGCGTTAAAATGGGCTGAAGATATTGGTGGCCTGCCGACTTTGTTGCAACGCTCAGCGGATAATCTTGCTGTTCTGTCCGACTGGGTCGCCCTGACGGATTGGGTTGATTTCCTCTGTGCTGAGGAAGCTTATCGCTCCAACACATCTATCTGCCTGAAAATTGTGGATTCTGACGTCATTGCGATGGATGAGGACGCACAGGCCGCTTTCGCAAAGGGTATTGCGGCGTTACTCGATGCCGAAGGCGCAGCCTATGACATTGGTGCCTATCGTGACGCTCCCCCGGGATTGCGTATTTGGGGTGGTGCAACTGTTGAAACTGCTGACCTTGAAATTCTCACACAATGGCTCGACTGGGCCTTTGCTACCGCTAAAGAGGAGCTGTAA
- the serA gene encoding phosphoglycerate dehydrogenase — MPKVLIADKMSPRAEEIFKERGLEVDVNVGLERDELIKIIGDYDGLAVRSATKVTPPVLEAATNLKVIGRAGIGVDNIDLPTATNNGVVVMNTPFGNSITTAEHAIAMMFALARQIPEADASTQASKWEKSKFMGVELTGKLLGVIGCGNIGTIVASRGIGLKMKVIAFDPFLTAEKAIDIGVEKVELDELLARADFITMHTPLTDKTRNIINADALAKCKKGVRIINCARGGLIVESDLKAALESGQVAGAALDVFEEEPAKENPLFGMDNVVCTPHLGAATEEAQVNVAIQVAEQLSDYLMSGAVTNAINMPSISAEEAPKLKPFVTLAEQLGLLAGQVTASSIKEVTIEYAGEVSELNCAPLSSAMISGLLRPLMSEVNMVSAPAIAKERGMDVAETKRGSTGAFDSYIRLVVKTENSERSFAGTVFSDGKPRLIQLTGINMEAELAPRMLFITNNDQPGIIGSIGSLLGAHGINIASFNLGREKPGGNAIALIAVDNEIGTDILDEVMALEQVTLAKALVF, encoded by the coding sequence ATGCCTAAAGTTCTTATTGCAGATAAAATGAGCCCACGTGCCGAAGAAATATTTAAAGAACGTGGCCTTGAGGTTGATGTTAATGTCGGGCTGGAGCGCGACGAACTGATTAAAATTATTGGCGATTATGATGGGCTTGCTGTGCGGTCGGCTACGAAGGTTACGCCACCGGTGCTGGAAGCCGCAACAAATCTGAAAGTTATTGGTCGTGCGGGTATTGGTGTTGATAATATTGACCTCCCAACCGCCACAAATAATGGCGTGGTCGTTATGAATACGCCCTTCGGTAATTCCATAACAACAGCTGAGCATGCGATTGCCATGATGTTTGCGCTTGCGCGACAAATCCCAGAAGCGGATGCCTCCACACAGGCAAGCAAATGGGAGAAGTCTAAATTTATGGGTGTCGAGCTGACCGGCAAATTACTGGGCGTTATCGGTTGCGGAAATATTGGGACGATTGTGGCATCACGCGGCATTGGCCTGAAAATGAAAGTTATCGCTTTTGACCCGTTCCTAACAGCCGAAAAGGCGATTGATATTGGCGTTGAAAAAGTCGAGCTGGATGAGTTGCTGGCGCGGGCAGATTTCATCACAATGCACACACCGCTTACGGATAAAACTCGTAACATTATTAATGCTGATGCGTTGGCGAAATGTAAAAAAGGCGTGCGGATTATTAATTGTGCGCGGGGTGGGCTGATTGTTGAAAGTGATCTCAAAGCTGCGCTGGAAAGCGGGCAGGTTGCCGGCGCGGCGTTGGATGTATTTGAGGAAGAACCCGCTAAGGAGAATCCGCTTTTCGGTATGGATAATGTTGTCTGCACGCCGCATTTGGGCGCAGCAACCGAAGAAGCTCAGGTCAATGTCGCTATTCAGGTCGCCGAACAGCTTTCAGATTATCTGATGTCTGGTGCAGTTACGAATGCCATTAACATGCCGAGCATTTCTGCTGAGGAAGCACCCAAGCTCAAACCGTTTGTGACGCTTGCTGAGCAGTTGGGTCTGCTGGCAGGTCAGGTGACTGCGAGTAGCATCAAGGAAGTGACGATAGAATATGCCGGTGAGGTAAGCGAATTGAATTGTGCGCCCCTGAGTTCCGCGATGATTTCAGGTTTATTGAGGCCTCTTATGTCGGAAGTCAATATGGTGAGTGCGCCTGCTATTGCCAAAGAGCGGGGCATGGATGTTGCGGAAACCAAGCGAGGCTCAACAGGAGCGTTTGATAGCTATATCCGTCTTGTTGTGAAAACCGAAAATTCTGAGCGTTCTTTCGCTGGAACTGTGTTCTCAGACGGTAAGCCGCGCCTCATTCAGCTAACGGGCATTAATATGGAAGCCGAACTGGCGCCACGCATGCTGTTCATCACCAATAATGACCAACCGGGTATTATTGGTAGCATTGGTTCTTTACTTGGGGCGCATGGTATCAACATTGCCTCGTTCAATCTTGGACGTGAAAAGCCAGGCGGCAATGCGATTGCTTTGATTGCTGTCGATAATGAAATCGGCACGGATATACTTGACGAAGTGATGGCTCTGGAGCAGGTTACACTAGCAAAAGCACTGGTCTTTTGA
- a CDS encoding adenylosuccinate synthase, which produces MANVVVVGSQWGDEGKGKIVDWLSERADIVARFQGGHNAGHTLVIDGMVYKLSLLPSGIVREGKISVIGNGVVIDPWALLAEIETLHNQGVAISPDNLKIAENAVLILPVHQDLDAARESAASEGSKIGTTKRGIGPAYEDKVGRRALRVRDLTDLDALPAKIEHLLQHHNALRRGFGQPDADADALLQKLRDVADKITPYAEPVWRLLHEARRQGKRILFEGAQGTLLDIDHGTYPFVTSSNTVAGQAAIGSGIGPSALSHVLGITKAYTTRVGEGPFPTEQDNEIGQKLGERGHEFGTVTGRKRRCGWFDAVLVKQAVQTGGIDGIALTKLDVLDGFDEIKICTGYMLDGEPINWLPADAAAQARIEPVFETLQGWHETSFGARSWADLPANAVRYVRYIEELIGAPVTLLSTSPEREDTILVKDPFED; this is translated from the coding sequence ATGGCCAATGTAGTCGTTGTCGGGTCGCAGTGGGGCGACGAGGGCAAAGGTAAAATCGTTGATTGGCTGTCGGAGCGTGCTGATATTGTTGCGCGCTTTCAGGGTGGTCATAATGCGGGTCATACACTGGTCATTGATGGAATGGTCTATAAGCTTTCGCTCCTGCCTTCAGGTATTGTTCGCGAAGGAAAAATTTCCGTTATCGGCAATGGAGTTGTGATTGATCCCTGGGCATTGCTTGCCGAGATTGAAACCCTGCACAATCAGGGTGTTGCGATATCGCCTGATAATCTCAAAATTGCTGAAAATGCAGTGCTTATTTTGCCCGTTCATCAAGATTTGGATGCGGCGCGAGAAAGTGCCGCTTCTGAGGGCAGCAAAATCGGGACGACCAAGCGGGGTATCGGGCCTGCCTATGAAGATAAAGTCGGGCGGCGTGCCTTGCGGGTGCGCGATTTGACCGACCTTGACGCTTTGCCTGCCAAGATTGAGCATTTGCTCCAGCACCATAATGCGTTACGACGTGGTTTTGGTCAGCCAGATGCCGATGCAGATGCGTTATTGCAAAAGCTGCGCGATGTGGCGGATAAAATTACACCCTATGCAGAACCAGTCTGGCGCTTATTGCATGAAGCGCGCCGTCAAGGTAAGCGCATCCTTTTTGAAGGCGCGCAGGGCACACTTCTTGATATTGACCACGGGACTTATCCGTTTGTTACTTCTTCCAATACGGTTGCAGGGCAGGCGGCAATTGGTTCGGGCATTGGCCCATCGGCGCTGTCGCATGTGCTTGGGATTACTAAGGCTTACACGACCCGTGTGGGTGAAGGGCCGTTCCCAACCGAGCAAGATAATGAAATTGGCCAGAAACTGGGTGAGCGCGGGCATGAGTTCGGCACAGTAACCGGGCGCAAGCGGCGTTGTGGCTGGTTTGATGCGGTGTTGGTGAAACAGGCTGTGCAGACCGGCGGAATTGACGGCATTGCCTTGACCAAGCTGGATGTGCTGGATGGCTTTGACGAGATTAAAATTTGCACTGGCTACATGCTGGATGGAGAGCCAATAAACTGGTTACCGGCTGATGCGGCGGCACAGGCACGGATTGAACCAGTCTTTGAAACCCTGCAGGGCTGGCATGAAACCAGCTTTGGTGCGCGTAGCTGGGCGGATTTGCCTGCAAATGCCGTACGTTATGTCCGTTATATTGAAGAGCTTATCGGCGCGCCGGTGACTTTGCTATCCACCAGCCCAGAACGCGAAGACACCATTTTGGTCAAGGATCCGTTTGAGGATTGA
- a CDS encoding FkbM family methyltransferase — protein sequence MSVSDRVSVRSELSASSQIPIDDTSDFGSRKPSAVTAGLISLTQNLGLSWFGKRLTYLFRRIGLLMMGECADVTLFGARLRIYPHNNVSEKRVLFATQLFDPAEREALKALAAPGAVFLDIGANVGLYSISVGEAFVAHADTRILAVEPHPYIYRRLAFNAALNPTYNITAVEAGIADHEGTLSLTLHGDNLGETRMVQADITGSLDNPADAIAADKVVEVPVISLMQLVDAQGLKRIDGMKVDVEGFEEKVMLPFFDIAPDALLPRVIIIENNVRHWDVDIVAVAATRGYASHRISKNNLMLSRDPS from the coding sequence ATGTCTGTATCTGACCGTGTGTCTGTACGAAGTGAGCTGTCTGCTTCTTCACAAATCCCTATTGATGACACAAGTGACTTCGGGTCGCGTAAACCGTCTGCAGTCACGGCGGGGCTGATATCACTCACACAAAATCTTGGGCTGAGTTGGTTCGGTAAGCGGCTGACCTATTTATTTCGCCGTATCGGTTTGTTGATGATGGGCGAGTGTGCGGATGTCACCTTGTTTGGTGCGCGTCTGCGAATTTACCCGCATAATAATGTTTCTGAGAAGCGGGTGTTATTTGCCACCCAGCTTTTTGACCCTGCCGAACGTGAGGCGCTTAAGGCGCTTGCTGCGCCGGGGGCAGTGTTTCTCGATATTGGGGCGAATGTCGGCTTGTATAGTATTTCTGTGGGGGAAGCCTTTGTGGCGCATGCGGATACGCGCATTTTGGCTGTTGAACCGCATCCTTATATTTATCGGCGGCTGGCGTTTAATGCCGCGTTAAACCCGACCTATAATATTACGGCGGTTGAAGCAGGGATTGCCGATCATGAAGGGACTCTGTCCCTGACCTTACATGGTGATAATCTGGGCGAAACAAGAATGGTGCAGGCAGATATAACAGGCTCTTTAGATAATCCCGCAGACGCGATTGCAGCAGATAAAGTCGTGGAAGTGCCTGTTATCTCCCTCATGCAGTTGGTTGACGCACAAGGGCTGAAGCGGATTGACGGCATGAAAGTGGATGTTGAAGGCTTTGAAGAAAAAGTCATGTTACCGTTTTTCGACATCGCGCCAGACGCGCTTTTGCCGCGTGTGATTATCATCGAAAACAACGTCCGCCACTGGGATGTCGATATTGTTGCCGTTGCAGCAACGCGCGGCTATGCCAGCCACCGCATCAGCAAAAATAATTTGATGCTATCGCGCGACCCCTCTTGA